A genomic window from Streptomyces mirabilis includes:
- a CDS encoding VlmB-like protein, whose translation MTTSIEKFPVEADRHRAPGLLEGALRTELTPEGCDLGYWFRAVPEGTLGGDPLGRSPDVPVPDHMMVDGPLRQAVMQELAFRSMAEEKAARAISFLVAYAPDLAGMDFYSSQLMDEARHAYAFRGHLLELGVSQGELAATMESLAGVDRDAVLNPLEEFGLAVMEKERDYIGGVITLTVLVEGVLAPTAELSERKWRPFDAPAAEIERAAGIDEIRHLSVGTTIVRRHVRQHPEDLERIGELVARGMRLWSELPVQQMTFRREQLYQQGLDQHRDLVGDYEVWPGRRLVDTTAEERMLAAAEWSRVTQEARLTDMGLTS comes from the coding sequence ATGACCACATCCATCGAGAAGTTCCCTGTGGAGGCCGACCGCCACCGCGCCCCGGGTCTCCTGGAAGGCGCGCTGCGCACCGAACTGACACCGGAGGGCTGCGACCTCGGCTACTGGTTCCGGGCCGTGCCGGAAGGCACCCTCGGCGGCGATCCCCTGGGCCGCTCCCCGGACGTGCCGGTGCCGGACCACATGATGGTGGACGGGCCGCTGCGCCAGGCCGTCATGCAGGAGCTCGCCTTCCGCTCGATGGCGGAGGAGAAGGCGGCCCGCGCCATCTCCTTCCTCGTCGCGTACGCCCCCGACCTCGCCGGGATGGACTTCTACAGCTCCCAGTTGATGGACGAGGCCCGCCACGCCTACGCCTTCCGCGGTCACCTGCTCGAACTGGGCGTATCGCAGGGTGAGTTGGCAGCCACCATGGAGTCGCTCGCCGGGGTCGACCGGGACGCCGTCCTGAACCCCCTGGAGGAGTTCGGGCTCGCCGTCATGGAGAAGGAACGCGACTACATCGGCGGCGTGATCACCCTCACCGTCCTGGTGGAGGGGGTCCTCGCGCCCACCGCCGAGCTGAGCGAGCGCAAATGGCGGCCCTTCGACGCGCCCGCCGCCGAGATCGAACGCGCCGCGGGCATCGACGAGATCCGGCATCTGTCCGTGGGCACCACGATCGTGCGCCGCCATGTCCGGCAACACCCCGAGGACCTGGAGCGGATCGGCGAACTCGTCGCGCGCGGGATGCGGTTGTGGTCCGAACTCCCGGTGCAGCAGATGACCTTCCGCCGCGAACAGCTCTATCAGCAAGGGCTGGACCAGCACCGCGACCTCGTCGGCGACTACGAGGTGTGGCCGGGCCGCCGCCTGGTCGACACCACCGCCGAGGAACGGATGCTCGCCGCCGCGGAATGGTCGCGCGTCACCCAGGAAGCGCGCCTCACCGACATGGGCCTGACCTCGTGA
- a CDS encoding acyl-CoA desaturase, whose protein sequence is MTDSPAVNSSPYEPAAQDEDFRELTRRVQAAGLMRPRTGQYVTGIAVVWLMNALGWAALAFSGGTWWKVVLAAVWLAVWHEQLAFIVHDAGHRQITRSRRFIQALGLVHGNLMLGVCFGWWVQHHNRHHNHPNHLELDPDILRRVAVFAPEQAQDRKGFARFLAANQRYLFFPLLGLEALVLRIAGVIALRRRALRKPLLEGGLMVLHAVLFFGALFVLLPWPSVLLFLAVHQVLLGYLLGLGFAVNHKGLPTRVGKEWSWLERQVLTARTLPTGYIGDFFFGGLNYQIEHHLFPGMPRAALRRAYPLVKQFCVERDIPYVETGVLESYRDLAEHLGSASEVLRGTTTTA, encoded by the coding sequence ATGACCGACAGCCCGGCAGTCAACTCCTCACCGTATGAACCGGCCGCGCAGGACGAGGACTTCCGCGAACTGACCCGGCGCGTCCAGGCCGCCGGGCTCATGCGGCCCCGCACGGGCCAGTACGTGACCGGGATCGCGGTGGTCTGGTTGATGAACGCCCTCGGCTGGGCCGCGCTGGCCTTCTCCGGCGGCACCTGGTGGAAGGTGGTCCTGGCGGCGGTCTGGCTCGCCGTCTGGCACGAGCAGCTCGCCTTCATCGTGCACGACGCGGGACACCGTCAGATCACCCGGTCCCGCAGGTTCATCCAGGCCCTCGGCCTGGTCCACGGGAACCTGATGCTCGGCGTCTGCTTCGGCTGGTGGGTGCAGCACCACAACCGGCACCACAATCACCCCAACCACCTGGAGCTCGACCCCGACATCCTGCGCCGCGTGGCCGTCTTCGCGCCCGAACAGGCCCAGGACCGCAAGGGATTCGCCCGCTTCCTCGCCGCCAACCAGCGTTATCTGTTCTTCCCGCTGCTGGGCCTCGAAGCCCTGGTGCTGCGTATCGCCGGCGTCATCGCGCTGCGCCGCCGGGCGCTGCGCAAGCCCCTTCTGGAGGGCGGCCTGATGGTGCTGCACGCGGTGCTGTTCTTCGGTGCGCTCTTCGTGCTCCTGCCCTGGCCGTCCGTCCTGCTCTTCCTCGCCGTCCACCAGGTCCTCCTCGGGTATCTGCTCGGCCTCGGTTTCGCCGTCAATCACAAGGGCCTGCCGACCCGCGTGGGCAAGGAGTGGAGCTGGCTGGAGCGCCAGGTCCTCACCGCGCGCACCCTGCCCACCGGCTACATCGGCGACTTCTTCTTCGGCGGCCTCAACTACCAGATCGAGCACCACCTCTTCCCCGGCATGCCCAGGGCGGCGCTGCGCCGCGCCTATCCGCTCGTCAAGCAGTTCTGCGTCGAGCGGGATATCCCGTACGTCGAGACGGGCGTCCTGGAGTCGTACCGCGACCTCGCCGAGCATCTGGGCTCCGCGAGCGAGGTTCTCCGTGGCACCACGACCACGGCGTGA
- a CDS encoding esterase/lipase family protein, producing MSLPRIPGVNSESAAAELLSTPERLAGNTQSTAHRLVAGLDGDPETDDWGLPPTPERPHPVVLVHGTLGDRESVWRKLAPALRTAGHRIFRLNYGELPTLPRLYGLGDMRKSSQELADFVDRVLVDTKASKVDLVGHSQGGMLPHYYLKYLGGTRKVRRVVGIAPSNHGVEVAGLTKLVRQVPGVQAVVEDKVLFRISPAFTQLLHDSEFVGELVAPGDTVDGVDYTVIWSTRDELVQPPEAQQLKPARPEHPVTNTCLQLLAPKNRTTHLAMPYDPIVVRETLKALAD from the coding sequence ATGTCCCTGCCCCGCATTCCCGGCGTGAACTCCGAGAGCGCCGCGGCCGAACTGCTCAGCACGCCCGAGCGGCTGGCCGGCAACACCCAGTCCACTGCGCACCGGCTGGTCGCCGGACTCGACGGCGACCCCGAGACGGACGACTGGGGCCTGCCCCCGACGCCGGAGCGTCCTCACCCGGTCGTCCTCGTGCACGGCACGCTCGGCGACCGGGAGTCCGTCTGGCGGAAACTGGCGCCCGCGCTCCGAACGGCCGGACACCGCATCTTCCGCCTCAACTACGGTGAACTGCCCACGCTCCCCCGCCTGTACGGTCTCGGCGACATGCGGAAGTCCTCCCAGGAGCTCGCGGACTTCGTGGACCGGGTGCTGGTGGACACCAAGGCGTCGAAGGTGGACCTCGTGGGCCACTCGCAGGGCGGGATGCTCCCGCACTACTACCTCAAGTACCTCGGCGGGACCCGGAAGGTGCGCCGTGTCGTCGGGATCGCGCCCAGCAACCACGGGGTCGAGGTGGCGGGCCTGACGAAGCTGGTCCGCCAGGTCCCGGGCGTCCAGGCGGTCGTGGAGGACAAGGTGCTCTTCCGGATCAGCCCGGCCTTCACCCAGCTGCTGCACGACTCGGAGTTCGTGGGTGAGCTGGTGGCACCGGGCGACACGGTGGACGGGGTCGACTACACCGTCATCTGGTCGACCCGGGACGAGCTGGTCCAGCCTCCGGAGGCCCAGCAGCTGAAGCCCGCCCGGCCGGAACACCCGGTCACCAACACCTGCCTTCAGCTCCTCGCCCCGAAGAACCGGACCACCCACCTGGCCATGCCGTACGACCCGATCGTGGTGCGGGAGACGCTCAAGGCGCTGGCCGACTGA
- a CDS encoding flavin reductase family protein, translating into MADLTLVPRRARPDGPAAAGWDTLRDEPGPDTVRCLGLYAKLTAGVTVVTALDGAGPTGMTVSALTSLSARPPLILACLRGSSRTLTALREQGAFAVSLLTEHQRPVAELFADASVPPARRFEGSPVRRVLGLPVLADALAWSVCLVEDVRPYGDHHAVVGRVMAVEVNGGRPLLWHDRAFHALPAATTD; encoded by the coding sequence ATGGCTGACCTCACCCTCGTGCCCCGCCGGGCCCGTCCCGACGGCCCGGCCGCCGCGGGCTGGGACACCCTGCGGGACGAGCCCGGCCCCGACACGGTCCGCTGTCTCGGTCTCTACGCCAAGCTGACGGCCGGCGTCACGGTCGTCACGGCGCTGGACGGGGCGGGCCCGACCGGGATGACGGTCTCCGCGCTGACCTCCCTGTCGGCGCGGCCGCCGCTGATCCTTGCGTGTCTGCGCGGCAGTTCACGCACGCTCACCGCTCTGCGCGAGCAAGGCGCCTTTGCCGTCAGTCTGTTGACGGAGCATCAGAGACCGGTCGCGGAACTCTTCGCCGACGCCTCCGTGCCGCCCGCCAGGCGGTTCGAGGGCAGCCCGGTGCGCCGGGTGCTCGGCCTGCCGGTGCTCGCCGACGCGCTCGCGTGGTCGGTGTGTCTCGTCGAGGACGTACGACCGTACGGGGATCACCACGCCGTCGTCGGACGGGTGATGGCGGTGGAGGTGAACGGCGGACGGCCGCTGCTCTGGCACGACCGGGCGTTCCACGCGCTGCCCGCGGCGACCACCGACTGA
- a CDS encoding type II toxin-antitoxin system RatA family toxin, which translates to MRHVTVRLTAHDVDPETAYQRIRDFRRYPEVTETVREVVVHPPHDDGTVVSDWTVRFRNGLMRWSERDAFFPTTRTIGFTQLTGDFELFEGTWRCASGEDGTAVTFDAVFDLGIPTLAELLDPVADSTLRSNIERILRGLLGRVTPAPAQLADSVAPAHG; encoded by the coding sequence ATGCGTCACGTGACCGTACGGCTGACCGCCCACGACGTCGACCCCGAGACCGCCTACCAGCGGATCCGTGATTTCCGCCGGTATCCCGAAGTCACCGAGACCGTCCGCGAGGTCGTGGTCCATCCACCCCATGACGACGGCACGGTGGTGTCGGACTGGACCGTGCGCTTCAGGAACGGTCTGATGCGCTGGTCGGAGCGGGACGCGTTCTTCCCGACGACGCGGACCATCGGTTTCACCCAGCTCACGGGCGACTTCGAGCTGTTCGAGGGCACCTGGCGGTGCGCGTCCGGCGAGGACGGTACGGCGGTCACCTTCGACGCCGTCTTCGACCTGGGGATCCCCACGCTGGCGGAACTCCTCGACCCCGTCGCCGACTCGACGCTGCGCAGCAATATCGAACGCATCCTGCGCGGGCTGCTCGGCAGGGTCACGCCCGCCCCGGCCCAGCTCGCCGACAGCGTCGCCCCCGCGCATGGCTGA
- a CDS encoding aspartate aminotransferase family protein yields MTAAPAPVEAPDTGTVKPAEGSSAPATGCVTSVADPATDRAHIARLYREHLSSGRSVLGTVLGGMLETASDGAWVFTEDGRRYLDFGGYGVFILGHRHPHVTAAVHRQVDTHPLAGRVFLEPVAALAAEALAARTPPGLDHVHFVNSGAEATEAGMKLARAHGHTALVSTIGGYHGKTLGALTATANPKYQQPFQPLLPDSTAIPYGDTAALEATLAELGRRACVIVEPVQGEGGVRIPPPGHLAEVSRLCRTYGAFLIVDEIQTGLGRLGAWWGMDADAASGLPPQADVLLVGKGLSGGVVPVAAMVATAAAYGPFSRDPYLHTSTFAASPIACAAALAAVEALDREGVVPRAKALGERLLAGVRAACAPYTGGLVREVRGRGLLIGLEFTEEQAVGELILELVGRGVLVNHSLNATRVLRLTPPAIVGEEEVRLFLTALTEALRVVATHIG; encoded by the coding sequence GGACCGTGCGCACATCGCCCGGCTCTACCGCGAGCACCTCTCCTCCGGCCGCTCCGTCCTCGGCACGGTGCTCGGCGGCATGCTGGAGACGGCGTCCGACGGCGCGTGGGTGTTCACCGAGGACGGCCGCCGCTACCTCGACTTCGGCGGTTACGGGGTCTTCATCCTCGGTCACCGGCATCCCCACGTGACCGCGGCCGTGCACCGCCAGGTCGACACCCATCCGCTGGCCGGGCGGGTCTTCCTGGAGCCCGTCGCGGCCCTCGCCGCCGAGGCACTGGCCGCACGGACCCCACCGGGCCTCGACCACGTCCACTTCGTGAACTCCGGCGCCGAGGCCACCGAGGCCGGTATGAAACTGGCCCGGGCGCACGGCCACACCGCCCTCGTCTCCACCATCGGCGGCTACCACGGCAAGACCCTGGGCGCGCTGACCGCCACCGCCAACCCCAAGTACCAACAGCCCTTCCAGCCGCTGCTGCCGGACAGCACGGCGATCCCGTACGGGGACACGGCCGCGCTGGAAGCGACGCTCGCCGAACTCGGCCGCCGGGCCTGCGTGATCGTCGAGCCGGTGCAGGGCGAGGGAGGTGTACGCATTCCACCGCCGGGCCATCTGGCGGAGGTGAGCCGACTGTGCCGGACGTACGGGGCCTTCCTGATCGTCGACGAGATCCAGACGGGCCTGGGCCGACTGGGCGCGTGGTGGGGCATGGACGCCGACGCCGCGAGCGGCCTGCCCCCACAGGCCGACGTACTGCTCGTCGGAAAGGGACTGAGCGGCGGTGTCGTGCCCGTCGCGGCGATGGTCGCGACCGCGGCGGCCTACGGGCCGTTCTCCCGCGACCCCTATCTGCACACCTCCACCTTCGCGGCCTCCCCGATCGCCTGCGCCGCCGCGCTCGCCGCGGTCGAGGCCCTGGACCGGGAGGGCGTCGTCCCGCGTGCCAAGGCCCTGGGCGAGCGGCTGCTCGCGGGCGTCCGGGCCGCCTGCGCCCCCTACACCGGCGGCCTCGTGCGCGAGGTCCGCGGGCGGGGGCTGCTGATCGGCCTGGAGTTCACCGAGGAGCAGGCCGTGGGTGAACTGATCCTCGAGCTGGTCGGGCGCGGCGTCCTCGTGAACCACTCCCTCAACGCCACCCGGGTGCTGCGGCTGACACCGCCCGCGATCGTCGGCGAGGAGGAGGTACGGCTGTTCCTCACCGCGCTGACCGAGGCACTGCGCGTGGTCGCGACCCATATCGGCTGA